One part of the Glycine soja cultivar W05 chromosome 11, ASM419377v2, whole genome shotgun sequence genome encodes these proteins:
- the LOC114377031 gene encoding histone-lysine N-methyltransferase, H3 lysine-9 specific SUVH6-like has product MATPVSNSHFEEGRNKKSLMENEEYAFLARPMYKWRKVSAVRDFPEGCGPFASRIDPVLNVNIAGYGSANGTIIEDKNGEHLVGDTVKTSNCENDGQHSEVKDSLLTETLGQTTDSGLNKENPIVSSPQVNGSTAEHEPAKVTIGETIDSGLNKENPAVSCHKMDELTAEDEAAKVTIDQTTDCVFNKENPVVSSHKVDGPTAEDKPVKVPLADMEILNTEFARTANTVKCDSYMLKSSSQVGEVVMSGGSKPLLSNVNISAGSSACMVEPVTRRYLPRRKVSALRDFPTLCGRNALHLSKDKDVCLEGISSLNNKKLCLQNLAVDENNPLKEVRAMAVDDSPLKEVGTVAVDDSPLKEVGTVAVDDSPLKVGAADVKEIKSNIQDEYGCKRKLVDILKTDSESNAAKRVKKPLEIKRDKHVTLPEESNHRVKINSKAVVKEQNREETRPLVLSHSKHKLKGNFNGSRVSSDRKVVLGLMAESECPWRSGKGSSKFKFSDAKNEGKKKKVASALPDRSKTAIKSKGALSYSGQKPLKKKKGNAFSEGMSELVIWEKKDSLDPNENNEDLQIVLKSHEFNVNVTPSHSNFTGDEGDSNVTRKKVIKILRLFQVVFRKLLQEVESKLSERANGKRVDLIALKILKENGHYVNSGKQILGAVPGVEVGDEFQYRVELNIVGLHRQIQGGIDYVKHNGKILATSIVASGAYADDLDNPDVLIYTGQGGNVMNPDKEPEDQKLERGNLALKNSSEEKNSVRVIRGSESMDGKCRIYVYDGLYVVESYQPDVGPHGKLVFKFFLRRIPGQPELALREVKKSKKFKTREGVCVDDISYGKERIPICAVNTIDDEKPPPFNYITSIIYPNCHVLPAEGCDCTNGCSDLEKCSCVVKNGGEIPFNHNGAIVQAKPLVYECGPTCKCPSTCHNRVSQLGIKFQLEIFKTDTRGWGVRSLNSIPSGSFICEYIGELLEDKEAEQRTGNDEYLFDIGNNYSNSALWDDLSTLMPDVHTTSCEVVKDGGFTIDAAQFGNVGRFINHSCSPNLIAQNVLYDNHDTRMPHIMFFAADNIPPLQELTYDYNYEIDQIRDSGGNIKKKYCHCGSVECTGRMY; this is encoded by the coding sequence ATGGCAACACCAGTCAGTAATAGTCAttttgaagaaggaagaaataaGAAGTCATTGATGGAAAACGAGGAATACGCTTTTCTCGCTAGGCCCATGTATAAGTGGCGGAAAGTTTCTGCTGTTCGTGATTTCCCCGAAGGATGTGGACCATTTGCTTCGAGGATTGATCCAGTGTTAAACGTAAATATTGCAGGTTATGGTTCAGCTAATGGTACAATTATTGAGGATAAGAATGGTGAACATTTAGTGGGTGATACTGTTAAAACTTCCAATTGTGAAAATGATGGCCAGCATTCTGAAGTAAAAGATTCGCTTCTTACTGAAACTCTTGGTCAAACAACTGACAGTGGTTTAAATAAGGAAAACCCCATAGTCTCATCTCCTCAAGTGAATGGGTCTACTGCAGAACATGAACCTGCAAAAGTGACTATTGGTGAAACAATTGACTCTGGTTTGAATAAGGAAAACCCTGCTGTTTCATGTCATAAAATGGATGAACTTACTGCAGAAGATGAAGCTGCAAAAGTGACTATTGACCAAACAACTGACTGTGTTTTCAACAAGGAAAACCCTGTGGTCTCATCTCATAAAGTGGATGGGCCTACTGCAGAAGACAAGCCTGTCAAAGTGCCATTAGCGGACATGGAAATTTTGAATACAGAGTTTGCAAGAACTGCAAACACTGTAAAATGTGACTCTTATATGTTGAAGTCATCTTCTCAAGTGGGTGAAGTGGTTATGTCAGGTGGTTCAAAACCCTTATTGTCAAATGTCAATATATCTGCTGGTTCTAGTGCTTGCATGGTGGAGCCTGTAACTAGAAGGTATCTTCCTCGAAGAAAAGTTTCAGCTCTCAGAGACTTCCCAACTTTATGTGGACGCAATGCTCTACATCTCAGTAAGGACAAGGATGTGTGTCTAGAGGGGATCTCTTCTTTAAATAACAAGAAACTGTGTCTACAGAACCTGGCCGTAGATGAAAACAATCCATTGAAAGAAGTACGAGCCATGGCTGTAGATGACAGTCCATTGAAAGAAGTAGGAACCGTGGCTGTAGATGACAGTCCATTGAAAGAAGTAGGAACCGTGGCTGTAGATGACAGTCCATTGAAAGTAGGAGCCGctgatgtaaaagaaattaaaagtaacATCCAGGATGAGTATGGTTGCAAGAGAAAGCTTGTGGACATCCTTAAAACTGATTCTGAAAGTAATGCTGCAAAGAGAGTGAAGAAACCACTGGAGATCAAGAGAGACAAGCATGTTACACTTCCCGAAGAAAGTAATCATcgtgttaaaataaattccaagGCAGTGGTAAAAGAGCAAAATAGGGAAGAGACAAGGCCTTTGGTTCTATCACATTCTAAGCATAAGTTGAAAGGGAATTTTAATGGATCACGGGTCTCATCAGACAGGAAAGTAGTACTAGGTTTGATGGCCGAATCAGAATGTCCTTGGAGGTCCGGCAAAGGTTCCTCCAAATTTAAGTTCAGTGATGCTAAAAATGAaggcaagaaaaagaaagtagcTTCTGCATTGCCAGATAGGTCTAAAACAGCTATCAAGAGTAAAGGTGCACTAAGTTATTCTGGGCAGAAgcctttgaaaaagaaaaaaggaaatgcTTTTTCTGAAGGTATGAGTGAATTAGTAATTTGGGAAAAGAAGGATAGTCTTGACCCTAATGAAAATAATGAAGACCTTCAAATTGTTCTGAAATCACATGAGTTCAATGTAAATGTTACTCCTTCTCATTCTAATTTCACTGGTGATGAGGGTGACTCAAATGTGACCCGGaaaaaagtgataaaaataTTACGGTTGTTTCAAGTTGTTTTTAGAAAGCTTTTACAGGAAGTAGAATCAAAGTTAAGTGAGCGAGCAAATGGTAAAAGAGTTGATTTAATTGCTTTAAAGATCCTTAAGGAGAATGGGCATTATGTTAACTCGGGCAAGCAGATACTGGGCGCTGTCCCTGGGGTTGAAGTTGGTGATGAATTTCAATATAGGGTGGAGCTTAATATAGTTGGCCTTCATCGTCAGATTCAGGGTGGCATCGATTATGTGAAGCACAATGGTAAGATCCTTGCAACTAGTATTGTTGCGTCAGGGGCTTATGCTGATGATTTGGATAATCCAGATGTCTTGATATATACAGGGCAGGGTGGGAATGTGATGAACCCTGATAAAGAACCTGAAGATCAGAAGCTCGAGCGGGGCAATCTTGCTCTGAAGAACAGTAGTGAGGAAAAAAATTCTGTTAGGGTGATACGTGGTTCTGAATCAATGGATGGAAAGTGCAGGATATATGTTTATGATGGATTGTATGTGGTTGAATCTTATCAGCCTGATGTGGGACCACATGGGAAgctggtttttaagtttttcctgCGAAGAATTCCTGGTCAACCAGAGCTTGCTTTGAGGGAAGTGAAGAAATCtaaaaagttcaaaacaagAGAAGGTGTATGTGTTGATGATATTTCTTATGGAAAAGAACGAATTCCGATATGTGCTGTGAACACCATAGATGATGAAAAGCCCCCTCCGTTTAATTACATAACTAGCATTATATACCCCAATTGCCATGTCCTTCCTGCAGAAGGATGTGATTGTACTAATGGATGCTCAGATTTGGAGAAATGTTCGTGTGTAGTGAAAAATGGGGGAGAGATTCCATTCAATCACAATGGGGCTATTGTACAAGCAAAACCTCTGGTCTATGAGTGTGGACCTACTTGTAAATGTCCTTCAACATGTCATAATAGAGTCAGCCAACTTGGCATAAAGTTCCaacttgaaatatttaaaaccgATACAAGGGGATGGGGTGTGAGATCCCTGAATTCAATCCCTTCAGGAAGTTTTATCTGTGAATATATAGGGGAGCTTCTTGAGGACAAGGAAGCTGAACAAAGAACCGGTAATGATGAGTATCTTTTTGATATTGGAAATAACTATAGCAACAGTGCTCTTTGGGATGATCTTTCGACTCTCATGCCTGATGTACACACAACTTCTTGTGAAGTTGTGAAGGATGGTGGTTTCACCATTGACGCTGCTCAGTTTGGTAATGTGGGGAGATTCATCAACCATAGTTGCTCCCCTAATCTTATTGCTCAGAATGTCCTTTATGATAACCATGACACCAGGATGCCTCACATAATGTTCTTTGCTGCTGATAACATTCCTCCCCTGCAAGAGCTGACTTATGATTACAATTATGAAATAGATCAAATTCGTGATTCTGGTGGcaatataaaaaagaagtatTGCCATTGTGGTTCTGTGGAATGTACTGGCAGGATGTATTGA
- the LOC114374907 gene encoding expansin-like B1, which yields MELNFKYQLSIICVTLLLPALRTSQDSFTCSRATYYGSTDCYGNPRGACGFGEYGKTVNDGSVAGVSWLWKNGSGCGACYQVRCKIPQFCDENGAYVVVTDYGEGDRTDFIMSPRAYSRLGSNADASAELFKYGVVDVEYRRVPCRYGGYNLLVKVHEQSRNPHYLAIVILYLGGTYDVTAVELWQEDCQEWRRMRRAFGTVFDAENPPRGDIKLRFQLGGDAQQYWVQSKNVISGNWEAGVVYDSEIQLG from the exons ATGGAACTTAATTTTAAGTACCAACTTAGCATTATCTGTGTCACACTGCTCTTACCTGCCCTGCGTACCTCTCAGGACTCTTTTACATGCTCCAGAGCAACTTATTATGGTAGCACAGATTGTTATGGAAACCCAA GGGGAGCTTGTGGCTTTGGCGAATATGGAAAAACGGTAAACGATGGCAGTGTAGCAGGCGTGTCTTGGCTATGGAAGAATGGATCTGGCTGTGGAGCATGTTATCAG gTTAGGTGCAAAATACCCCAATTCTGCGATGAGAATGGAGCATACGTGGTGGTGACAGATTATGGCGAGGGAGACAGAACAGACTTCATAATGAGTCCACGTGCCTACTCAAGATTGGGAAGTAACGCAGATGCATCTGCAGAACTATTCAAATACGGTGTAGTGGATGTAGAATACAGAAGGGTCCCCTGTAGATACGGTGGCTATAACCTCTTGGTTAAGGTTCATGAACAGAGCAGAAACCCTCACTACTTAGCCATTGTCATTCTCTATCTTGGTGGAACCTACGACGTAACTGCTGTTGAGTTGTGGCAG GAAGATTGCCAAGAGTGGAGGCGAATGCGCAGGGCATTTGGGACGGTGTTTGATGCTGAGAACCCGCCACGGGGCGACATAAAGTTGAGGTTTCAATTGGGTGGTGATGCACAGCAGTATTGGGTGCAATCCAAGAATGTTATCTCTGGTAATTGGGAAGCTGGAGTTGTTTATGACTCAGAAATTCAGCttggttaa